The genome window CGCAGCCCGTCGCAGCGCCCGATGGAGTCCAGCACATTGAGCGCGTGCGCGGTGTGCAGTGGCTGACTGACGGGGCCGCGCAGATCGGGTTCGAGCGCGTTCCCGTAGCCGCCGTCCTCGTTCAGATAGGCGGCGAGTGCGGTTTCCACGGCGTCCGCACTTCCTTCCAGGAAGTGATGGGCGAACCGCCGCTGTTCCAGGACACGGGCCGTGAGCCAGATGAACTGCTCGGCACGGTTGAGGGGACTTGTTCCGGTTCCAGCCATGGACCGACCGTAGGCCGGTAAGCGCTCTCAACAAGACGTAGCGGCCCGGCTGCACTCTCAGGAGCGGGATACTGAGGTCATGCGGTTGACGATTTTCTGGGAACGGATGGCAGACCACTTCGGCGCGGGGTACGCCGACTCCTTCGCGCGCGATCATGTGATGGCCGAGCTCGGCGGGCAGACCGTGCACCAGGCGCTGGCCGCGGGCTGGGAAACCAAGGACGTCTGGCGCGGCGTCTGCACGGCGGTCGGCATCCCCGCGGACAAGCGCTGACTCCAGGTTCGTATCCCCGGTTCGCCCACCGCCCACCTGCACAGATTTCCGGCCCGTCAGCGGCGGGACCTGCGCCGATTCCCGGCCCGTCGGCCGCCGGACCCGTGCTGTTGTCCGGGGCGGGCGGTTGCTCGTCACAGCCGTAGGCGAGACTGGAACCGTGGCACCGACAGACGAGACAGCACAGACCCAGCCGCCCTCCACACCGCCCGTCCCGCCCGCCGCGCCACCCGCCGCGCCCGCCGGCAACGGGCCGGTACGCATGCCCGCGTGGCTGCCTCGCGCCATGGTGCTGGCCCTGGCGCTCTACGCCTGTTTCCGGCTCGGCAGCTGGGCGTTCGACCAGCTCATCGGGTTGCTGATCAACATTCTGATCGCGTTCTTCCTGGCGCTTGCCATCGAGCCTGCGGTGAGCCGGATGTCGGCGCGCGGTATGCGCCGCGGCCTCGCCACCTTCCTGGTCTTCCTCATGGTGCTGATCGCCGGGGTGGGCTTCGTCCTGCTGCTCGGCTCGATGCTCGCGGGCCAGATCGTCGACATGGTCGAGGAGTTCCCGAAGTATCTGGACTCGGTGATCAACTGGGTCAACCAGACCTTCCACACCGACCTTTCCAGGGTCGAGGTCCAGGACAGCCTGCTCCACTCCGACTGGCTGCAGAAGTACGTCCAGAACAGCGCGACCGGAGTGCTCGACATCTCCACCACCGTGCTCGGTGGGCTGTTCCGTCTGCTGACGATCTTCCTGTTCTCGTTCTACTTCGCGGCCGACGGCCCCAGGCTGCGGCGCGCCCTGTGCTCCGTGCTGCCGCCCGCCAGGCAGGCAGAGGTCCTGCGGGCCTGGGAGATCGCGGTCGACAAGACCGGCGGATACCTCTACTCGCGCGGTCTGATGGCCCTCATCTCCGGAATCGCGCACTACATCCTGCTGGTGATCCTCGGGGTTCCGTACGCGCCCGCGCTCGCCGTCTGGGTCGGGCTGGTCTCCCAGTTCATCCCCACGATCGGTACGTATCTGGCAGGCGCTCTGCCGATGCTGATCGCGTTCACCGTCGACCCCTGGTACGCGGTGTGGGTGCTCGGCTTCGTCGTGGTCTACCAGCAGTTCGAGAACTACGCCCTGCAGCCCAAGCTCACCTCCAGGACCGTCGACATCCACCCGGCGGTCGCCTTCGGATCGGTCATCGCGGGCACGGCCCTGATGGGCGCCGTGGGCGCGCTGATCGCGATCCCGGCCGTTGCCACGCTCCAGGCTTTCCTCGGCGCGTACGTGAAGCGGTACGACGTGACGGACGACCCGCGGATGCACGGCCGGAGCTCACGGCGCGGCGAGCCGGTGCTCACACGGCTGCGCCGCTCCTGGCGGGCCTCCGGGAGCGACGGGGGCGAGGGCGGAGAGGGCGGTGCCGGGGTGCGGGAGGCCCCGGAGCGCGCCTGACCTTCTCGCCGGCAGGGCTTTCCGGCTCTCTCAGGCTCCGCTCCTCAGTGGTGGTTCGTTACGTCGACGGGGCGGCCCGCGCCTGTGTCGTCCAGACGGCCAAGACCACATTTCCTGCCGGTTTTGTACCCATGAGGCAGGAATTCGTCATGATGTCGATCACTTGTTCTTGACTGCCCGAAAGTGAGGTGCTTGGGGGCTACTCTGGGTGCAGATCGGTCCGGCATGGTGCGCTTGACACCAAAATCGAACATCCATTCTCATGGGATTCCGGCCGGGTTTTCCCGGGCCCGACCGTGGAGTTGTCCACAGGCCGGGAGGACGTCGAGGCCCATTGTCAGTGGCAGGGGTTAGCGTCTTTGACGTGAAGCGATCGACTCAAGCAAATCGGGTGGAACCCATGGCAGGAACCGACCGCGAGAAGGCGCTGGACGCCGCACTCGCGCAGATTGAACGGCAATTCGGCAAGGGCGCGGTGATGCGCCTCGGCGAGCGGCCGAACGAGCCCATCGAAGTGATCCCCACCGGGTCGACCGCCCTCGACGTGGCCCTCGGCGTCGGCGGCCTGCCGCGCGGCCGTGTGGTGGAGGTGTACGGACCGGAGTCCTCCGGTAAGACGACGCTGACACTGCACGCGGTGGCGAACGCGCAGAAGCTCGGCGGCTCGGTCGCCTTCATCGACGCGGAGCACGCCCTCGACCCCGAGTACGCGAAGAAGCTCGGCGTCGACATCGACAGCCTCATCCTGTCCCAGCCGGACAACGGCGAGCAGGCCCTCGAGATCGTGGACATGCTGGTCCGCTCCGGCGCCCTCGACCTGATCGTCATCGACTCCGTCGCGGCGCTCGTGCCCCGTGCGGAGATCGAGGGTGAGATGGGTGACTCGCACGTGGGTCTGCAGGCCCGTCTGATGAGCCAGGCGCTCCGCAAGATCACCAGCGCGCTCAACCAGTCCAAGACCACCGCGATCTTCATCAACCAGCTCCGCGAGAAGATCGGTGTGATGTTCGGCTCGCCGGAGACCACGACCGGTGGCCGGGCGCTCAAGTTCTACGCCTCGGTGCGCCTCGACATCCGCCGGATCGAGACGCTGAAGGACGGCACCGACGCCGTCGGAAACCGCACCCGCGTCAAGGTCGTCAAGAACAAGGTCGCGCCGCCGTTCAAGCAGGCCGAGTTCGACATCCTCTACGGCCAGGGCATCAGCCGCGAGGGCGGTCTGATCGACATGGGCGTGGAGCACGGCTTCGTCCGCAAGGCGGGCGCCTGGTACACCTACGAGGGCGACCAGCTCGGCCAGGGCAAGGAGAACGCCCGCAACTTCCTCAAGGACAACCCCGATCTCGCCAACGAGATCGAGAAGAAGATCCTCGAGAAGCTGGGTATCGGCGTCAGGCCCGACGACAGCGCCGCCGAGTCCGGTGCGGACGCGGCGGGCGGTGCCACGGCCCCGGCCGACAGCGCGAAGTCGGTGCCCGCTCCGGCCGGTAAGACCAAGCCGGCCAAGACCGCGGCGGCCAAGAGCTAGACCGTGACGCGTCGCACGGAGTGGCCGGTCGGCGCCACTGACCAGCACGCCGGTCCCGGCCACGCATTCGCCGCCGGGCACATGACCGAGTCCGAGGATGCGTACGAGCCGGAGGCCGGTCCCGGTCGCGGCACGGGCTCGGGCGCCGGATTCGGCGAGGGAGCGGGCCGTCGCGCCCGCTCCCGCACCAGGAGCAGCGGCTCCCCCTCCTCGTCGAGGGCCGAGAAGGGGGAGCCGCGAGACCCGGTCGAGCAGGCGCGCAACATCTGCCTGCGTCTGCTCACCGGGACCCCGCGTACCCGGAAGCAGCTTGCCGACGCGCTGCGCAAACGCGAGATTCCGGACGAGGCGGCCGAAGAAGTGCTTTCGCGCTTCGAGGATGTCGGGTTGATCGACGATGCGGCGTTCGCGGACACCTGGGTGGAGTCCCGGCATCACGGACGCGGACTGGCCCGCCGCGCCCTCGTCCGTGAGCTGCGCACCAAGGGCGTGGACTCCGCAGTGATCGACGAGGCGGTCGGACAGCTCGATTCGGAGCAGGAGGAGACGACCGCCCGCGAGCTGGTTGCGCGCAAGCTGCGCTCCACTCGTGGCCTGGACCGCGACAAGCGGTTGCGCCGCCTTGCGGGCATGCTCGCGCGCAAGGGGTACGGGGAGGGCATGGCCCTGCGCGTCGTGCGGCGGGCGCTGGAGGAAGAGGGCGAGGACACGGAGGGTCTGGACGAGCCCTTCTGACCGGGTTCGGACCGGGCGGGGGCAATGCGGGGTGTCCGAGAAAACAACGGGGCGCCCGAAGGAGCAACGGGGCGCGCGAGGAACACGGGGCGCGATCCGGGACGGTGGGACATCGGAGCTGGGGGAGCCGTGGGGCGAGGGGAGCGCCTCGGGTAGGGCCTGCCGTGCGCCAGGCGGACTGCGGGGGAGACGCGGTGATGCGGTGATCACTGCCCGGCACGGGCGGCGCGCGTGATGGTGGCGTCGATCAGGGCGAGCGCATCTGCGGCGGTGCGGCCGGGGCAACGGTTCCAGGGCCCGATCAGCCCAGTCCAGCCCTGGGAGCGGAGCTCGGCGACGAGCCAGGCACCGGCCCGGTCCACGGTGCCGAGGGAGCCGTAGCCCAGGCGGTGCGCAGTGAGGAGGGCGCCGCAGATGCACCGTGCGCCGCGGGCGTTGCGGAGCCGGTACGGGGTGTTCTGCCAGCCCCATTCGGTCAGGATCTGCCTTGCGTAGGCGAGATGCGTGGAGGGTCGTACCCCGGGCCGGCCGATGCGGCGCCAGGAGTGGAGCCGGTCGGGGAGGACCGCGCCCAGACGTCCGGGAAGCGGCCGTTCGCGCGGGGCCGTCGCCGGCAGGGCGCGGACGGAGTCGGCGATGAGCTGGTCGACCGGTACGGACAGCAGGTCGCGCCAGTCGACCGGCCGACGGTCCGGCGGCTGTTCCGCGGCGTCGGAGGAGGACGGCCGTACAGGGGCCGGGACGGGCGGCCGCACGGGGGCGGGGTCAGTGGTGTTCCAGCCCGTGATGATCTGCTGCCATGCCTCGGTGTCATGGAGGCGAGCAGCCTGAGCGTCCAGCTGTTCGGGGGTGAGGGTGGGGGTCGGCATGGGTGCGAGGCC of Streptomyces sp. NBC_01363 contains these proteins:
- a CDS encoding AI-2E family transporter encodes the protein MPAWLPRAMVLALALYACFRLGSWAFDQLIGLLINILIAFFLALAIEPAVSRMSARGMRRGLATFLVFLMVLIAGVGFVLLLGSMLAGQIVDMVEEFPKYLDSVINWVNQTFHTDLSRVEVQDSLLHSDWLQKYVQNSATGVLDISTTVLGGLFRLLTIFLFSFYFAADGPRLRRALCSVLPPARQAEVLRAWEIAVDKTGGYLYSRGLMALISGIAHYILLVILGVPYAPALAVWVGLVSQFIPTIGTYLAGALPMLIAFTVDPWYAVWVLGFVVVYQQFENYALQPKLTSRTVDIHPAVAFGSVIAGTALMGAVGALIAIPAVATLQAFLGAYVKRYDVTDDPRMHGRSSRRGEPVLTRLRRSWRASGSDGGEGGEGGAGVREAPERA
- the recA gene encoding recombinase RecA, giving the protein MAGTDREKALDAALAQIERQFGKGAVMRLGERPNEPIEVIPTGSTALDVALGVGGLPRGRVVEVYGPESSGKTTLTLHAVANAQKLGGSVAFIDAEHALDPEYAKKLGVDIDSLILSQPDNGEQALEIVDMLVRSGALDLIVIDSVAALVPRAEIEGEMGDSHVGLQARLMSQALRKITSALNQSKTTAIFINQLREKIGVMFGSPETTTGGRALKFYASVRLDIRRIETLKDGTDAVGNRTRVKVVKNKVAPPFKQAEFDILYGQGISREGGLIDMGVEHGFVRKAGAWYTYEGDQLGQGKENARNFLKDNPDLANEIEKKILEKLGIGVRPDDSAAESGADAAGGATAPADSAKSVPAPAGKTKPAKTAAAKS
- a CDS encoding DUF3046 domain-containing protein; amino-acid sequence: MRLTIFWERMADHFGAGYADSFARDHVMAELGGQTVHQALAAGWETKDVWRGVCTAVGIPADKR
- the recX gene encoding recombination regulator RecX, giving the protein MTESEDAYEPEAGPGRGTGSGAGFGEGAGRRARSRTRSSGSPSSSRAEKGEPRDPVEQARNICLRLLTGTPRTRKQLADALRKREIPDEAAEEVLSRFEDVGLIDDAAFADTWVESRHHGRGLARRALVRELRTKGVDSAVIDEAVGQLDSEQEETTARELVARKLRSTRGLDRDKRLRRLAGMLARKGYGEGMALRVVRRALEEEGEDTEGLDEPF